One stretch of Rhodopirellula islandica DNA includes these proteins:
- the groL gene encoding chaperonin GroEL (60 kDa chaperone family; promotes refolding of misfolded polypeptides especially under stressful conditions; forms two stacked rings of heptamers to form a barrel-shaped 14mer; ends can be capped by GroES; misfolded proteins enter the barrel where they are refolded when GroES binds) has product MAKQLLFDDHARARMLAGVEKLAKAVATTMGPTGRNVIIDKSFGGPTVTKDGVTVAKEIELEDRFENMGAKLVIEVAQKTSDLAGDGTTTATVLARAIFKEGLRNIVAGSNPTAIRRGIEKAVEAACDHLVEMGRPVNGKQEVAHVGAISANNDNVIGELLADALERVGKDGVITVEEGKSRNTEVEYVDGMQFDKGYVSPYFINDSSTMEASLEDALVLLYEKKVSNIRDLVPLLEKTAQTGQPLLIIAEDVDAEALTLLVVNKLRGTLNVCAVKAPGFGDRRKSMLGDIATLTGGTLISEDLGMQLENVTLEHLGRAKKVTVDKSNTTIVEGAGKREDIDKRVAQIRAQIEQTDSDYDKEKFQERLAKLAGGVAVISVGAETEAEMKQTKARLEDALHATRAAVEEGILPGGGVALVHCREAVEAAKKKAKGDEKVGVEIVLRALDAPMRQIADNGGIDGSVVVDEVLQKNNPKIGFNAHTGEYTDMVKAGVIDPVKVVRTALTNAASIAGLLLTTEALVTNFEQEDKDKRPVEGMIS; this is encoded by the coding sequence GTGGCAAAACAATTGCTTTTTGACGATCACGCTCGGGCCCGCATGTTGGCCGGCGTTGAAAAACTGGCCAAGGCCGTCGCAACGACGATGGGCCCCACCGGTCGGAATGTGATCATCGACAAATCCTTTGGCGGTCCCACCGTGACCAAAGACGGCGTGACCGTTGCCAAAGAAATCGAACTCGAAGATCGCTTCGAGAACATGGGTGCGAAACTCGTCATCGAAGTCGCTCAAAAGACCAGCGACTTGGCCGGCGATGGAACCACCACCGCCACCGTGCTCGCTCGTGCCATCTTCAAAGAAGGCCTGCGAAACATCGTTGCCGGTAGCAACCCCACCGCGATTCGTCGCGGGATCGAAAAGGCTGTCGAAGCCGCTTGCGATCACTTGGTTGAAATGGGACGCCCAGTCAACGGGAAACAAGAAGTCGCTCACGTCGGTGCGATCTCGGCCAACAACGACAACGTGATCGGCGAATTGCTCGCCGACGCGCTGGAACGAGTCGGCAAAGACGGCGTCATCACCGTGGAAGAAGGCAAGAGCCGGAACACCGAGGTCGAATACGTCGACGGGATGCAGTTCGACAAAGGCTATGTCTCGCCGTACTTCATCAACGATTCCAGCACCATGGAAGCGAGCCTCGAAGACGCGTTGGTGTTGCTGTACGAAAAGAAAGTCAGCAACATCCGCGACCTCGTGCCGTTGCTCGAGAAGACCGCCCAAACCGGTCAGCCCTTGCTGATCATCGCCGAAGACGTCGACGCGGAAGCATTGACGTTGTTGGTGGTGAACAAATTGCGTGGCACGCTGAACGTGTGTGCGGTCAAGGCTCCTGGCTTCGGCGATCGTCGCAAATCCATGCTGGGCGACATCGCCACGTTGACCGGCGGAACGCTGATCAGCGAAGACCTCGGCATGCAGCTCGAGAACGTCACCCTGGAACACCTCGGTCGCGCGAAGAAAGTCACCGTCGACAAGTCGAACACGACCATTGTCGAAGGTGCCGGCAAACGCGAAGACATCGACAAACGTGTCGCTCAAATCCGCGCTCAAATTGAGCAAACGGACAGCGATTACGACAAGGAAAAGTTCCAAGAGCGTTTGGCCAAACTGGCCGGCGGTGTGGCTGTCATCAGCGTCGGTGCCGAAACCGAAGCTGAAATGAAGCAAACCAAGGCTCGCCTGGAAGACGCTTTGCACGCCACCCGCGCTGCAGTCGAAGAAGGCATCCTGCCTGGTGGCGGTGTGGCTTTGGTTCACTGCCGCGAAGCCGTGGAAGCAGCCAAGAAGAAGGCCAAAGGCGACGAAAAAGTCGGCGTCGAGATTGTCCTGAGAGCCTTGGATGCTCCCATGCGTCAAATCGCTGACAACGGCGGCATCGACGGCAGCGTTGTCGTCGACGAAGTCTTGCAAAAGAACAATCCTAAGATCGGTTTCAACGCTCACACGGGCGAATACACCGACATGGTCAAAGCCGGCGTCATCGACCCGGTCAAAGTGGTTCGCACCGCATTGACCAATGCCGCCAGCATCGCAGGCTTGTTGCTCACGACCGAAGCCTTGGTCACGAACTTCGAGCAAGAAGACAAGGACAAGCGTCCTGTCGAAGGCATGATTAGCTAA
- the groES gene encoding co-chaperone GroES codes for MATAKKINLRPLDDRVVVQPSEAEETTAGGIVLPDSAKEKPQRGTVVAVGPGKLLDSGNRGELSVSVGDVVIYGKYGGSEIEVDGHEMKILRESDILAKIG; via the coding sequence ATGGCCACTGCTAAAAAAATCAACCTGCGTCCTCTCGATGACCGCGTCGTGGTTCAACCCAGCGAAGCCGAAGAAACCACCGCTGGCGGCATCGTGCTCCCCGATTCGGCCAAAGAAAAGCCACAACGCGGCACTGTCGTCGCTGTTGGACCTGGCAAATTGCTCGATAGCGGCAACCGCGGTGAACTCAGCGTTTCGGTCGGCGACGTCGTGATCTACGGCAAGTACGGCGGAAGCGAAATCGAAGTCGACGGACACGAAATGAAGATTCTTCGCGAAAGCGATATTTTGGCCAAGATCGGCTGA
- a CDS encoding FmdB family zinc ribbon protein, with amino-acid sequence MPTYDYLCEACGHELEVFQGINDEVLKKCPECKKNKLQRQFGTGAAIVFKGSGFYQTDYRSESYKKGQSADKPKAEPKGDGKKGDSKAKKSKD; translated from the coding sequence ATGCCGACTTACGATTATCTGTGTGAAGCCTGTGGTCACGAGTTGGAAGTGTTCCAAGGCATCAACGACGAAGTGCTGAAGAAGTGCCCGGAATGCAAAAAGAACAAACTGCAACGCCAGTTTGGAACCGGGGCCGCCATCGTCTTCAAAGGCAGCGGCTTCTACCAAACCGACTACCGCAGCGAGAGCTACAAAAAAGGCCAAAGCGCCGACAAACCCAAGGCGGAACCCAAAGGCGATGGGAAAAAGGGCGACAGCAAAGCGAAGAAGTCGAAGGACTGA
- a CDS encoding MBL fold metallo-hydrolase gives MDVLCLQSGSSGNCVFVDTGSECLLFDAGISFRKVQTRLNEAGRDASEIDAIVISHEHRDHIGCLGVLNRKLNVPIHISRRTLRATEHRVPLGPVQDIQHFVPGETFTVGETSIETMPTPHDGVDGAAFTLDNGCSRFGLWTDLGCVFDDLLASVNTLDALLIESNYDEGMLAASAYPDFLRDRISGSGGHISNREAAEVISHASEHLQWACLAHLSDENNDPDVTLRTHRECLGDQLHLICADRYLATQPLRISPSKNLKLTQQMFF, from the coding sequence ATGGATGTTCTGTGTTTGCAATCAGGAAGCAGCGGCAACTGTGTCTTCGTCGACACGGGCTCGGAATGCTTGCTCTTTGATGCGGGAATCAGTTTCCGCAAAGTCCAAACACGCTTGAACGAAGCCGGGCGTGACGCATCGGAAATCGATGCCATTGTGATCTCGCACGAGCACCGCGACCACATCGGTTGCCTGGGCGTCCTGAACCGCAAACTGAATGTGCCGATTCACATCAGCCGGCGCACCCTGCGAGCGACTGAGCACCGTGTTCCACTTGGCCCGGTCCAAGACATCCAGCACTTCGTTCCCGGCGAAACATTCACCGTCGGCGAGACTTCCATCGAAACCATGCCCACGCCGCATGACGGTGTCGACGGAGCCGCCTTCACGCTCGACAACGGATGCTCTCGATTTGGATTGTGGACGGATCTGGGATGCGTCTTCGATGACCTGCTCGCCAGTGTCAACACGCTGGATGCCTTGCTCATCGAGAGCAACTACGACGAAGGCATGTTGGCCGCCTCGGCCTACCCCGACTTCCTTCGCGATCGCATCTCGGGTTCTGGCGGGCACATCTCCAACCGGGAAGCTGCGGAAGTGATCTCGCACGCCAGCGAGCACCTGCAGTGGGCTTGCTTGGCTCACCTTTCCGACGAGAACAACGATCCCGACGTGACACTGCGAACGCACCGCGAATGCCTCGGCGATCAACTGCACCTGATCTGTGCCGACCGCTATCTCGCCACTCAGCCGCTGCGAATCTCCCCCTCCAAGAACCTGAAGCTGACGCAGCAGATGTTCTTCTAA
- the groL gene encoding chaperonin GroEL (60 kDa chaperone family; promotes refolding of misfolded polypeptides especially under stressful conditions; forms two stacked rings of heptamers to form a barrel-shaped 14mer; ends can be capped by GroES; misfolded proteins enter the barrel where they are refolded when GroES binds), whose product MAKQIVFDDDARGPLLAGVSKLARAVRSTLGPRGRNAVLDKGWGSPKVTKDGVTVAEDIELDDPFENLGAQLVKEAASKTNDVAGDGTTTATVLSEAIFREGLKMVATGADPMALSRGIQKAVDTAIAHIAKMATPINEKSKSDIKQVATIAGNNDPQIGDVLADAFTKVGKNGVITVEEGRSNETYVDVVEGMQFDRGFLSPHFVTNQDDVTVELDDCYILLFEEKISNNKKMIPLLEAISKAKKPLLIIAEDTEGEALATLVVNKMRGILSACAVKAPGYGDRRKAILGDIAALTGGKAIFKDLGIDLESVKVSDLGRAKQIRITSEATTIVGGAGKKADIEGRVAQIRREIEATDSDYDREKLQERLAKLAGGVAQINVGAATETEMKERKALIDDARAATQAALEEGIVPGGGTALLRCRAAVEKLEKATEGDQKLGVRIIRNVLDQPMRAIANNAGLDGAVVVNRVLQMKGKTEGYDANADKYCDLVAAGIVDPAKVVRTSLTNAASVAALLLTTESLVAEIPVEEEPAGGDHHDHGMGGGMPDMGGMGMGGMGGMGGMGGMGGMM is encoded by the coding sequence GTGGCAAAGCAGATCGTTTTCGACGATGACGCACGCGGCCCATTGCTTGCCGGCGTCAGCAAGCTGGCCCGTGCTGTCCGCAGCACACTTGGCCCTCGCGGCCGCAACGCCGTTTTGGACAAAGGATGGGGCTCCCCCAAAGTCACCAAGGACGGCGTGACCGTTGCCGAGGACATCGAACTGGACGATCCATTCGAAAACCTCGGTGCTCAACTGGTCAAAGAAGCTGCCAGCAAGACCAACGACGTGGCTGGTGACGGCACGACCACCGCAACGGTGCTCAGCGAAGCCATCTTCCGCGAAGGCCTGAAAATGGTCGCGACCGGAGCCGATCCCATGGCACTGTCTCGCGGCATCCAAAAGGCTGTCGACACCGCGATCGCTCACATCGCCAAAATGGCGACCCCGATCAACGAAAAGAGCAAGAGCGACATCAAGCAAGTCGCCACGATCGCCGGCAACAACGACCCACAAATTGGTGACGTCCTCGCAGACGCCTTCACCAAAGTCGGCAAAAACGGCGTGATCACAGTCGAAGAAGGCCGCAGCAACGAGACTTATGTCGACGTTGTCGAAGGCATGCAATTCGATCGCGGATTCTTGTCGCCTCACTTCGTCACCAACCAAGACGATGTCACCGTCGAATTGGACGATTGCTACATCCTCTTGTTCGAAGAGAAGATCAGCAACAACAAGAAGATGATTCCTTTGCTGGAAGCGATCAGCAAAGCCAAGAAGCCCTTGTTGATCATCGCCGAAGACACCGAAGGCGAAGCGCTCGCAACCTTGGTCGTCAACAAGATGCGTGGCATCCTGTCGGCCTGTGCTGTGAAGGCTCCTGGTTACGGCGATCGCCGCAAAGCCATCCTCGGCGACATCGCAGCCCTGACCGGCGGCAAGGCGATCTTCAAGGACCTCGGCATCGACCTGGAAAGCGTCAAGGTTTCCGACCTCGGCCGCGCCAAGCAAATTCGCATCACCAGCGAAGCCACCACCATCGTCGGTGGTGCTGGCAAGAAAGCTGACATCGAAGGCCGAGTCGCTCAAATCCGTCGCGAGATCGAAGCGACCGACAGCGATTACGACCGCGAAAAACTGCAAGAGCGCTTGGCGAAACTCGCCGGCGGCGTGGCTCAGATCAACGTCGGTGCAGCAACCGAAACCGAGATGAAGGAACGCAAAGCCCTCATCGACGACGCGCGTGCCGCAACCCAAGCGGCACTCGAAGAAGGCATCGTCCCCGGTGGCGGAACCGCCCTCCTGCGTTGCCGTGCTGCCGTTGAAAAACTGGAAAAAGCAACCGAAGGCGATCAAAAGCTCGGCGTGCGAATCATTCGCAACGTGCTCGACCAGCCCATGCGGGCGATCGCCAACAACGCTGGCCTCGACGGAGCCGTGGTCGTCAACCGCGTGCTTCAGATGAAGGGCAAAACAGAAGGCTACGACGCCAACGCTGACAAGTACTGCGATCTCGTCGCAGCCGGCATCGTCGACCCCGCCAAAGTGGTTCGCACCTCGCTGACCAACGCCGCATCGGTCGCCGCTTTGTTGCTGACCACCGAATCGCTGGTCGCTGAAATCCCCGTCGAAGAAGAACCAGCCGGTGGCGATCATCACGATCACGGCATGGGCGGCGGAATGCCAGACATGGGCGGCATGGGAATGGGTGGCATGGGCGGAATGGGAGGCATGGGTGGCATGGGCGGCATGATGTAA
- a CDS encoding nucleotide exchange factor GrpE, producing MNEPSKEEFQSEDEALESQANASFENDSASNDEAFTQAGEETRDEEMMRLRGEVEEANKRVLQAQAEAENFRKRLRRDTEAQLKFAGMPLVTDILQVRDNLLRAIDAAKAAGEGESVGGLIEGVSMVRKQLDDVLAKHAIKEIPAEGELFDPNFHEAISQMPHPEIASGMVAHVATPGFQMHDRVVRPAQVVVSTGDGSA from the coding sequence ATGAACGAACCATCCAAAGAAGAATTCCAATCCGAAGACGAAGCATTGGAATCGCAAGCCAACGCTTCGTTTGAAAACGATTCCGCCTCCAACGACGAAGCGTTCACGCAGGCCGGCGAGGAAACTCGCGATGAAGAAATGATGCGTCTACGAGGCGAAGTGGAAGAAGCGAACAAGCGTGTTTTGCAAGCCCAAGCCGAAGCGGAAAACTTCCGCAAACGCTTGCGCCGCGACACCGAAGCCCAACTGAAATTTGCTGGCATGCCGCTGGTCACCGACATACTCCAAGTCCGGGACAATCTGTTGCGGGCAATCGACGCGGCAAAGGCTGCGGGGGAAGGGGAATCCGTCGGCGGATTGATCGAAGGTGTTTCCATGGTTCGCAAGCAACTCGATGATGTGCTGGCCAAACACGCGATCAAAGAGATCCCCGCCGAAGGCGAACTGTTCGATCCGAACTTTCACGAAGCCATCTCGCAGATGCCTCATCCCGAGATTGCATCGGGCATGGTCGCTCACGTCGCCACACCTGGCTTCCAAATGCACGACCGCGTTGTGCGTCCGGCTCAAGTCGTCGTCAGCACCGGTGATGGTTCCGCCTGA
- the dnaJ gene encoding molecular chaperone DnaJ, which yields MATQTCYYEVLKVERTATKQQVDRAYRKLAIKYHPDSNRDDDSATTKFKEATEAYEVLSDANKRARYDQYGHAGVEGTTQQYGDVEDIFEAFGDLFGGGFGDFFGGGSRRGGGGRRRVRRGADVRCDVTLTLEEAARGCHKDIVFRRRVSCDTCDGSGAAAGSEPVTCTMCGGQGQVIQSAGILRVQTTCPTCKGAGKQIGEPCGKCRGTGTQNEKAEMNVEIPAGVDDGMRVRLQGEGEPSPDGGPNGDCYCFISVKEHNLFKREGQHLILQMPISYAQAALGAAINVPTLDGPHELTVPAGTQTGHVFTIRGQGIVDPRSGRTGDLLVQVFIEVPKKLSDKQQKLLRELAELDHDSVLPERTSFLDKLRHFFDPEPEDANTGSTDTEKDS from the coding sequence ATGGCCACCCAAACCTGCTACTACGAAGTGCTGAAGGTCGAGCGAACGGCCACGAAGCAGCAGGTCGATCGCGCGTATCGCAAACTTGCTATCAAGTACCACCCCGATAGCAACCGTGACGACGATTCCGCGACGACAAAATTCAAAGAAGCCACCGAAGCCTACGAAGTCCTTAGCGACGCGAACAAGCGAGCCCGCTATGACCAATACGGCCACGCCGGGGTCGAAGGCACCACGCAACAATACGGCGATGTCGAGGACATCTTCGAAGCCTTCGGCGACCTGTTCGGTGGCGGCTTTGGCGACTTCTTCGGCGGAGGCTCCCGGCGAGGCGGTGGCGGACGACGACGCGTTCGACGCGGCGCCGATGTTCGCTGCGATGTCACGCTGACTCTGGAAGAAGCCGCTCGGGGATGCCACAAAGACATCGTCTTCCGACGCCGCGTTTCCTGCGACACCTGCGACGGCAGTGGCGCCGCCGCGGGCAGCGAACCCGTCACCTGCACCATGTGCGGCGGGCAGGGACAAGTCATCCAATCGGCAGGCATCCTGCGTGTCCAAACGACGTGCCCGACCTGCAAAGGAGCCGGCAAACAAATCGGCGAACCCTGCGGCAAGTGCCGTGGCACGGGAACACAAAACGAAAAAGCCGAGATGAACGTCGAGATCCCTGCTGGGGTCGACGACGGCATGCGAGTCCGCTTGCAGGGCGAAGGCGAACCCAGCCCCGATGGCGGCCCCAACGGCGATTGCTACTGCTTCATCTCCGTCAAAGAACACAACCTGTTCAAACGCGAAGGCCAGCATCTGATTTTGCAGATGCCCATTTCCTACGCCCAGGCCGCACTCGGCGCTGCGATCAATGTGCCGACTCTCGATGGACCGCACGAACTGACCGTCCCCGCCGGAACACAGACCGGGCACGTCTTCACCATTCGTGGCCAGGGGATCGTGGACCCTCGCAGCGGACGAACCGGCGACTTGCTGGTCCAGGTCTTCATCGAAGTCCCCAAGAAGCTCAGCGACAAACAACAAAAATTGCTTCGCGAATTGGCCGAACTCGACCACGACTCCGTGCTTCCCGAACGCACTTCGTTTCTCGACAAACTTCGCCACTTTTTTGACCCCGAACCGGAAGACGCCAACACCGGCTCAACCGACACGGAGAAAGACTCATGA